The following proteins are co-located in the Haloplanus sp. HW8-1 genome:
- a CDS encoding IclR family transcriptional regulator has product MTADGNVLQTTTRSLEILEVINAHDSVRADTLVDALGISRSAVHNHLTTLREHEYVVKKGDRYYLGLKLYHLGEQAKTRRLSYEVIGDNVARIANEIDMEVDFSVEEYGRVVVIFDEVGHRNRSGFQLGRYVPIHACASGKAILAAYPAERVASVLDRRGLPPVTDNTIVDREALLDDVQASRERGYAINDEESNSGIKSVGTAIREPDGTVAGGLSIAGPTYNYPPYDQIAETLLSAADEIEREIETRWQRAFQQPDRGDDGS; this is encoded by the coding sequence ATGACCGCCGACGGAAACGTCCTGCAGACCACGACCCGTTCGTTGGAGATCCTCGAGGTCATCAACGCCCACGATAGCGTTCGTGCGGACACCCTCGTGGACGCGCTCGGGATTTCGCGGAGTGCCGTACACAACCACCTGACCACGCTCCGGGAACACGAGTACGTCGTCAAGAAGGGCGATCGGTATTACCTCGGGTTGAAACTGTATCACCTGGGTGAACAGGCCAAAACACGGCGACTCTCCTACGAGGTCATCGGCGACAACGTCGCCCGGATCGCGAACGAGATAGATATGGAAGTGGATTTCTCGGTCGAGGAGTACGGACGGGTCGTGGTCATCTTCGACGAGGTCGGACACAGGAACCGTAGCGGCTTCCAGCTCGGCCGGTACGTGCCGATTCACGCGTGCGCATCCGGGAAGGCGATTCTCGCGGCCTACCCGGCCGAACGGGTCGCCTCGGTCCTCGACAGGCGTGGCCTCCCCCCGGTCACCGACAACACCATCGTCGACCGCGAGGCACTGCTCGACGACGTCCAGGCCAGCCGGGAGCGAGGGTACGCCATAAACGACGAGGAGAGCAACAGCGGTATCAAATCCGTCGGGACGGCGATCAGGGAACCGGACGGGACCGTCGCCGGCGGCCTCTCGATCGCCGGACCCACGTACAACTATCCGCCGTACGACCAGATCGCGGAGACACTGCTCTCCGCCGCCGACGAGATCGAACGGGAGATCGAAACGCGGTGGCAGCGGGCGTTCCAACAGCCGGACCGAGGCGACGACGGATCGTAA
- a CDS encoding thiamine pyrophosphate-binding protein, producing the protein MTADGDTPRTKGGGEHVYDALVDAGIELLVGLPGTQTLPLDRVVAERTGMEYLMARHETAIPHVAWGYYETTGTPAATLTVPGPGDTNAMHGLKNAYDDRVPIVHVSADADPADRGQGAIHEIEPDTYDNVVKANVNVARPAELTEAVTRAIEIALSEPRGPVRLGVPSSVLAARFAANPVTVSPETVDHDNARNYDAAIEELAAAERPVVYVGAGARRSSHDCRVTRDLVAELDAPVVASYKGKGVFPEDDPRFVGVTAQHLPAGAKRVLAAADVVLALGTNFDGVTTANWTLPMGETLVQVTRDVDDIDAGYGADVAIVERVGRAGESVLDGLRATDRSRGWDGAAIGRRVRAEFSAHLDDEGLLDDAPVTTPGGLRTVREALPRDAIVTTDVGGFRLWSKQVFRAYGRGTYVTAGSWAGMGVGLPAALGAKVSHPDRPVVALHGDGGLMMCLSELHTAVEHGLDVVVVVFNDADYGIISKSPKIDEYTEGHRFDWTSPDFVAIAGGFGCRGIEVDSRSALRTAVEEGMNADVPTLVDVRVPADEPSVVEATAYESSIDLG; encoded by the coding sequence ATGACCGCAGACGGTGACACGCCCCGGACGAAAGGTGGCGGCGAGCACGTTTACGACGCGCTCGTGGACGCCGGCATCGAACTCCTCGTCGGGTTGCCGGGTACGCAGACGCTCCCGCTCGACCGCGTCGTCGCGGAGCGCACGGGGATGGAGTACCTGATGGCCCGCCACGAGACCGCCATCCCGCACGTCGCCTGGGGGTACTACGAGACGACCGGCACGCCCGCGGCCACACTCACCGTTCCGGGCCCTGGCGACACGAACGCGATGCACGGGCTGAAGAACGCCTACGACGACCGTGTCCCGATCGTCCACGTCTCGGCCGACGCCGACCCCGCCGATCGGGGACAGGGAGCGATTCACGAGATCGAACCCGACACGTACGACAACGTCGTGAAGGCGAACGTGAACGTCGCTCGACCGGCCGAACTCACGGAGGCGGTCACGCGGGCGATCGAGATCGCACTGAGCGAGCCCCGCGGCCCGGTCCGCCTGGGCGTGCCGAGCAGCGTACTGGCGGCGAGGTTCGCGGCGAATCCCGTGACGGTCTCGCCCGAGACGGTCGACCACGACAACGCCCGAAACTACGACGCGGCGATCGAGGAACTGGCCGCGGCCGAACGCCCCGTCGTGTACGTCGGGGCAGGAGCGCGACGGTCGTCCCACGACTGCCGCGTGACGAGGGATCTCGTGGCCGAACTCGACGCGCCGGTCGTGGCATCGTACAAGGGCAAGGGCGTCTTCCCGGAGGACGATCCCCGGTTCGTGGGAGTGACTGCACAACACCTCCCCGCGGGTGCGAAGCGCGTACTCGCCGCCGCGGACGTGGTGCTCGCACTCGGGACGAACTTCGATGGAGTCACCACGGCGAACTGGACGCTGCCGATGGGCGAGACGCTCGTTCAGGTGACCCGTGACGTCGACGACATCGACGCCGGCTACGGGGCCGACGTCGCCATCGTCGAACGCGTGGGACGGGCAGGGGAGTCGGTACTCGACGGACTGCGGGCGACGGATCGAAGCCGGGGGTGGGACGGCGCGGCGATCGGTCGCCGCGTCCGGGCGGAGTTCTCCGCTCACCTCGACGACGAGGGACTGCTCGACGACGCCCCCGTCACGACGCCCGGCGGACTTCGGACGGTCCGCGAGGCGCTCCCGCGGGACGCCATCGTCACCACGGACGTCGGCGGCTTTCGCCTCTGGTCGAAACAGGTGTTCCGGGCGTACGGCCGGGGAACCTACGTCACCGCCGGTTCCTGGGCCGGAATGGGCGTCGGCCTCCCGGCCGCCCTCGGTGCGAAGGTGTCCCATCCGGATCGCCCCGTCGTCGCCCTCCACGGGGACGGCGGACTGATGATGTGTCTCTCGGAACTGCACACCGCCGTGGAACACGGCCTCGACGTGGTGGTCGTGGTCTTTAACGACGCCGACTACGGCATCATCAGCAAGTCCCCGAAGATCGACGAGTACACCGAGGGTCACCGGTTCGACTGGACGTCCCCCGACTTCGTGGCCATCGCGGGCGGGTTCGGGTGCCGCGGGATCGAGGTCGACTCCCGGAGCGCCCTCCGAACGGCGGTCGAGGAGGGGATGAACGCCGACGTGCCGACGCTCGTCGACGTCCGCGTGCCGGCCGACGAGCCGTCGGTGGTCGAAGCCACCGCGTACGAGTCGTCGATCGACCTCGGGTAA
- a CDS encoding DUF3100 domain-containing protein yields MANTNTETDEPTDADSDGDRWDPIRVSGRWTFHLKAHVTVLLIVVVSEFIGTQTYPVGPGQVVILPMLYAVVFGMLLGYRVLGAYIDELRSVVPKEVSEISSPLIVVALMPLGVKYGTLVAPNFYDIIGAGPAFLLQELGNLGTIFLALPLALLLGLKREAIGSAVSIAREPTLGIITDLYGPDSPEGIGVLGTYLTGTFLGTLFFGILGGLAPITGLHPRAIAMACGMGSGSMMTACAGSLATAVSSVPEDEILAFAATSNLLTGLTGVYVVLFVGVPLINKLYGVLEPIIGRN; encoded by the coding sequence ATGGCAAACACCAATACAGAGACCGACGAACCGACCGATGCCGACTCGGACGGCGATCGGTGGGATCCGATACGCGTGTCAGGCCGCTGGACATTCCACCTGAAAGCGCACGTCACGGTTCTCCTGATCGTCGTCGTCTCCGAGTTCATCGGCACGCAAACGTACCCGGTCGGCCCGGGCCAAGTGGTCATCCTCCCGATGCTCTACGCCGTCGTGTTCGGGATGCTACTCGGTTACCGAGTCCTCGGCGCGTACATCGACGAACTTCGGAGCGTCGTTCCGAAGGAGGTGAGTGAGATCAGTTCGCCGCTGATCGTGGTGGCGCTGATGCCCCTGGGCGTGAAATACGGGACGCTGGTCGCTCCGAACTTCTACGATATCATCGGGGCGGGACCGGCGTTCCTGCTCCAGGAACTCGGCAACCTGGGGACGATTTTCCTCGCGCTCCCGCTTGCTCTCCTGCTCGGACTCAAGCGGGAAGCGATCGGGTCGGCGGTCAGCATCGCTCGCGAGCCGACCCTCGGGATCATCACGGACCTCTACGGGCCCGACTCGCCCGAAGGGATCGGCGTCCTCGGCACCTACCTGACGGGAACGTTCCTCGGAACGCTCTTTTTCGGCATCCTCGGCGGCCTCGCTCCGATAACCGGGCTCCACCCGCGAGCGATCGCGATGGCTTGTGGGATGGGAAGCGGAAGCATGATGACCGCCTGTGCCGGGTCGCTGGCGACCGCCGTCTCCTCGGTGCCGGAAGACGAGATCCTCGCGTTCGCCGCGACGAGTAACCTGCTCACGGGACTGACCGGCGTGTACGTCGTCCTGTTCGTCGGCGTCCCGCTCATCAACAAACTGTACGGCGTCCTCGAGCCGATCATCGGGAGGAACTAA
- a CDS encoding TIGR00266 family protein has protein sequence MKADFSHRPSYTHLTVELADGESIVAEPGAMVGHSPTVSVETSTSRDGLLSSAKSMLGGESIFANEFVAEGGPGTVTLAPSSPGDVLQHELDDETLYATDGAFLAATPGVDIDSELGGLKSMLGEASLTPLALKGTGTTFLDAYGGLERLDLDAGESYVLDNEHLIAWDDTIDFGTRSVGGLKSSLLGGEGLVFEFTGPGTAWYQTRDLDAFVSVIQPRLTTN, from the coding sequence ATGAAGGCAGACTTCTCCCACCGACCGTCGTACACACACCTGACCGTCGAACTCGCCGACGGCGAGTCCATCGTCGCCGAACCGGGGGCGATGGTGGGCCACTCCCCGACCGTCTCGGTCGAAACCTCGACCAGCCGCGATGGCCTGTTGAGTTCCGCGAAGTCCATGCTCGGCGGCGAGTCCATCTTCGCCAACGAGTTCGTCGCCGAGGGCGGCCCGGGGACGGTGACGCTCGCCCCCTCGTCGCCGGGCGACGTGCTGCAACACGAACTCGACGACGAGACGCTGTACGCCACGGACGGGGCCTTCCTCGCGGCCACGCCCGGGGTCGACATCGACAGCGAACTCGGCGGCCTCAAGTCGATGCTCGGCGAGGCCAGCCTGACGCCGCTCGCGCTGAAGGGGACGGGCACCACCTTCCTCGACGCCTACGGCGGCCTCGAACGCCTCGACCTCGACGCGGGTGAGTCCTACGTCCTCGACAACGAACACCTGATCGCGTGGGACGACACGATCGACTTCGGGACGCGGAGCGTCGGCGGCCTGAAGTCCTCGCTGCTGGGCGGCGAGGGACTGGTCTTCGAGTTCACCGGTCCCGGAACCGCCTGGTACCAGACCCGCGACCTCGACGCCTTCGTCTCCGTCATCCAGCCACGGCTGACGACGAACTGA
- a CDS encoding helix-turn-helix domain-containing protein, which yields MATQRSDRSTTSGSSQLKLKLRHPNCWMTEVTAAVDGRLLVNAVYTGDGNVTAHVVVHADTTAAVDDLVSAARRSTHTDSVTEMEPRDEFGLASRPVGKATRGLLVEFDPADSIHDAIVSRGYLPQEPLRIRDGYEYWTVAVDKRRDRMQADLDAIASENDAEITVRRVATKGSIADADADLPALSDRQREVFELARARGYYEWPRAVSATDLAEEVGVAKATVLEHLRKAEAKLLGP from the coding sequence ATGGCGACTCAGCGTAGCGACCGGTCCACGACCAGCGGGAGTTCACAGCTGAAACTGAAGCTCCGGCACCCGAACTGCTGGATGACGGAGGTGACCGCGGCGGTCGACGGACGCCTCCTCGTCAACGCCGTCTACACCGGCGACGGGAACGTGACGGCACACGTCGTCGTCCACGCCGACACCACTGCGGCCGTCGACGACCTCGTCTCGGCGGCGCGCCGGTCGACACACACGGATTCGGTCACCGAGATGGAGCCCCGCGACGAGTTCGGCCTCGCCTCGAGGCCGGTCGGAAAGGCGACTCGCGGCCTACTCGTCGAGTTCGACCCCGCGGACAGCATCCACGACGCCATCGTCTCCAGGGGGTATCTTCCACAGGAACCGCTCCGGATACGCGACGGCTACGAGTACTGGACGGTCGCCGTCGACAAACGCCGCGACCGGATGCAGGCGGATCTCGACGCGATCGCGAGCGAGAACGACGCCGAGATCACGGTTCGACGGGTGGCGACGAAAGGATCGATCGCCGACGCCGACGCCGACCTGCCCGCGCTGTCGGATCGCCAGCGCGAGGTGTTCGAACTGGCACGAGCGCGGGGCTACTACGAGTGGCCGCGCGCCGTCTCGGCCACCGATCTCGCCGAGGAGGTCGGGGTCGCGAAGGCGACGGTGCTGGAACACCTACGGAAGGCCGAGGCGAAACTCCTGGGCCCCTGA
- a CDS encoding ornithine cyclodeaminase family protein, with protein MQTFILNGSDVATHSPMTAVVSAVEDAFAAYARDAVEMPAKSYVDVPTGDFRSMPAYVDADEWEAAGVKWVSVHPDNPGAHDLPTVLGVMIYSDPATGRPLAVMDGAELTMRRTGAAAAVATDHLAVTDATSMGLVGAGTQSYAQLEAVSTVRPIEEVVISDPDDDRVERFVDAFADRFEIRSGDVADAAACDVLSTVTPVEEPIVAAADVGDHTHVNAVGADAPGKRELGDGTIEAAKLVIDDHEQCTHSGEINVPWSEGLIDESDVYAELGEIVAGRREGRVAGDGVTVFDSTGLAIQDVATAHIVYEAARDDTPETFGFSS; from the coding sequence ATGCAGACGTTCATCCTGAACGGGTCGGACGTAGCGACACACTCACCGATGACGGCCGTCGTCTCGGCCGTCGAGGACGCATTCGCGGCCTACGCGAGGGACGCCGTCGAGATGCCGGCGAAATCGTACGTTGACGTGCCGACCGGAGACTTCCGCTCGATGCCCGCGTACGTCGACGCGGACGAGTGGGAGGCGGCCGGGGTGAAGTGGGTGAGCGTCCACCCCGACAACCCCGGCGCCCACGACCTCCCGACGGTGCTAGGAGTCATGATCTACTCCGACCCGGCGACCGGACGCCCCCTTGCCGTCATGGACGGGGCCGAACTCACGATGCGTCGAACCGGCGCAGCGGCCGCCGTCGCGACCGACCACCTCGCCGTCACCGACGCCACCTCGATGGGACTCGTCGGCGCGGGCACCCAGTCGTACGCCCAACTGGAGGCGGTCTCGACGGTACGGCCGATCGAGGAAGTGGTGATCTCGGATCCCGACGACGACCGCGTCGAACGGTTCGTCGACGCGTTCGCCGATCGGTTCGAGATTCGGTCCGGCGACGTCGCGGACGCCGCCGCCTGTGATGTCCTCTCGACTGTCACCCCCGTCGAGGAGCCGATCGTCGCCGCGGCCGACGTCGGCGATCACACCCACGTCAACGCCGTCGGCGCCGACGCGCCCGGCAAACGGGAACTCGGGGACGGGACCATCGAGGCGGCCAAACTCGTCATCGACGATCACGAACAGTGTACACATTCCGGGGAGATCAACGTTCCTTGGAGCGAGGGACTGATCGACGAGTCGGACGTCTACGCCGAACTGGGCGAGATCGTCGCCGGCCGGCGCGAGGGCCGCGTCGCCGGGGACGGTGTGACGGTGTTCGACTCGACCGGTCTCGCCATCCAGGACGTCGCGACCGCACACATCGTCTACGAGGCCGCACGCGACGACACCCCCGAGACGTTCGGCTTCTCCTCGTAG
- a CDS encoding M20/M25/M40 family metallo-hydrolase: MDSVVQLERLMRIESHEDVDEIREYLLDVIDGAKLDETGCVCAEKRGDRDGPRIVLNSHMDVVSPHVPFERVGEEIRGRGACDAKGCLAPMLAAFSRVDPDAGSVRLVISPDEETTQRGLYEYLSGGIDADFAIVGEPSGLDVCPSARGHYDLLVELFGASAHGATPESGTNTTVCAAEAITRIGDLPHLEDETLGTNNFTPTIIEGGNRPNQVPEYTKFVVDYRTVPGESREDAVGKVKEVLRDLVCESEVGFYDGGSSLDSFKTDVTDEFVTSFRDHVAAGHDDEPAVRPFDAATEAAFFAPYMPVVVFGPGLISDGDQAIAHSEHEYVPVEEVERAGAILTEFLAATLA, translated from the coding sequence ATGGATTCAGTGGTGCAGTTAGAGCGCCTGATGCGAATCGAGAGTCACGAGGACGTCGACGAGATCCGGGAGTATCTGCTCGACGTGATCGACGGCGCAAAACTGGACGAGACGGGCTGTGTGTGCGCCGAGAAGCGCGGCGACCGGGACGGCCCACGGATCGTCCTCAACTCTCACATGGACGTCGTCTCCCCGCACGTCCCGTTCGAGCGGGTGGGCGAGGAGATCCGCGGGCGTGGCGCCTGTGACGCCAAGGGCTGTCTCGCCCCGATGTTGGCCGCGTTCTCCCGTGTCGACCCCGACGCCGGGAGCGTACGGCTCGTGATCTCTCCGGACGAGGAGACGACCCAGCGCGGCCTCTACGAGTATCTCTCGGGCGGTATCGACGCCGACTTCGCCATCGTCGGCGAGCCGTCCGGACTGGACGTCTGTCCGTCGGCGCGCGGGCACTACGACCTGTTGGTGGAACTCTTCGGCGCGTCGGCTCACGGGGCAACCCCCGAAAGTGGCACCAACACGACGGTGTGTGCCGCCGAGGCGATCACGCGGATCGGCGACCTCCCCCATCTGGAAGACGAGACGCTCGGAACGAACAACTTCACGCCCACGATCATCGAGGGCGGCAACCGCCCCAACCAGGTGCCGGAGTATACGAAGTTCGTCGTCGACTACCGGACGGTCCCCGGCGAGTCCCGGGAGGACGCCGTCGGCAAAGTCAAGGAGGTACTCCGGGATCTGGTCTGTGAGTCCGAGGTCGGCTTCTACGACGGCGGCTCGTCGCTCGACTCGTTCAAGACGGACGTGACCGACGAGTTCGTCACGTCGTTCCGGGACCACGTGGCGGCGGGTCATGACGACGAACCGGCCGTTCGGCCGTTCGACGCTGCGACCGAGGCGGCGTTTTTCGCCCCGTACATGCCCGTGGTCGTGTTCGGTCCGGGGCTGATCAGCGACGGCGACCAAGCGATCGCTCACTCCGAACACGAGTACGTGCCCGTCGAGGAGGTCGAACGCGCGGGGGCGATCCTGACCGAGTTCCTCGCGGCGACGCTCGCGTAG
- the glyA gene encoding serine hydroxymethyltransferase, which translates to MQHEQVETAARAVAEAIESEARLQEESLMMIASENVASPAVREAQGSILTNRNALGYPDSRLYPGSENIDDVESLAIAYAEELWGAEHVNVQPHSGSLANLAVYLAALDPGDTILTLHPRDGGHITHGADLHVSGDLYETAHYELDPASGRLDYDAIARRADDVDPDMIVSGYSSYPRTIDWERFQEIAETVDAYHLADIAHVSGLIATGAFPSPVGVAEFCTGSTYKTIKTGRGGIIMCDEEYAEAVDEALFPGLQGGAAMPNIAGKAAGFAEALDDDFDEYVDRTIGDARALADALSDRGIDVVTDGTDTHIVLVDLRDSHGDLPGSEAETALEAAGIIANKASVPGDPRYPSDASGVRFGTTSLAARGFDETAMNAVADLIVRALDGAGDEQALEELSAEVKRLCA; encoded by the coding sequence ATGCAGCACGAACAAGTCGAGACTGCGGCGAGAGCCGTGGCCGAGGCGATCGAATCAGAGGCGCGATTGCAAGAGGAGAGTCTCATGATGATCGCGTCGGAGAACGTCGCGAGCCCCGCCGTCCGGGAGGCACAGGGCAGTATCCTCACGAACCGGAACGCGCTCGGGTATCCCGATTCGCGGCTGTATCCGGGATCGGAGAACATCGACGACGTGGAGTCGTTGGCGATAGCGTACGCGGAGGAGCTGTGGGGGGCCGAGCACGTCAACGTGCAGCCACACAGCGGGTCGCTGGCGAACCTGGCGGTCTACCTCGCCGCCCTCGATCCCGGGGATACGATTCTCACGCTGCACCCTCGGGATGGGGGACATATCACCCACGGCGCCGACCTCCACGTCAGCGGTGATCTCTACGAGACGGCACACTACGAACTCGATCCGGCGTCGGGGCGTCTCGACTACGACGCCATCGCCCGTCGAGCCGACGACGTCGATCCCGACATGATCGTCTCCGGATATTCGTCGTATCCACGGACGATCGATTGGGAACGGTTCCAGGAAATCGCGGAGACGGTCGACGCGTACCACCTGGCCGACATCGCCCACGTCTCGGGGCTCATCGCGACGGGGGCGTTCCCGTCGCCGGTCGGTGTCGCCGAGTTCTGTACGGGATCGACGTACAAGACGATCAAGACCGGTCGCGGGGGGATCATCATGTGTGACGAGGAGTACGCCGAGGCGGTCGACGAGGCGCTGTTCCCCGGGCTTCAGGGCGGGGCGGCGATGCCGAACATCGCCGGGAAGGCGGCCGGGTTCGCGGAGGCACTCGACGACGACTTCGACGAGTACGTCGACCGGACCATCGGCGACGCGCGGGCACTCGCCGACGCCCTCTCGGATCGAGGAATCGACGTCGTGACCGACGGCACGGACACCCACATCGTGCTCGTCGACCTCCGGGACTCCCACGGGGACCTCCCGGGAAGCGAGGCGGAGACGGCGCTGGAGGCGGCCGGGATCATCGCCAACAAGGCGTCCGTCCCCGGCGATCCGCGATACCCCTCGGACGCGAGCGGCGTTCGGTTCGGAACGACGAGCCTGGCCGCCCGGGGGTTCGACGAGACGGCGATGAACGCCGTCGCCGACCTCATCGTGCGCGCGCTCGATGGCGCGGGCGACGAGCAGGCACTGGAGGAACTGTCGGCCGAGGTGAAACGGCTGTGTGCGTGA
- a CDS encoding DUF1611 domain-containing protein, with the protein MDLRGYFETPVPATVLAEGEFGTTEGKTANGIVTSSEVFDTRVVVDSRHAGCRPADVLESRDAPDVPIVTSVETALAKAPEVEVLVIGVAPAGGGLPESWVDDIEAAIRAGCDVVSGLHVFLSEDEHWTDLADRHGTRLIDVRKPPGDDDLRVGDGSIDDVSADVVLTLGTDCAVGKRTTTYERYRAARDAGYDAGWVATGQTGLMIGSHEGTVIDRVPADFTPGVVEDMVTAVGEAHDIVIVKGQASLTHQTYSGVTLSVLHGCWPDAVVIADEPGRRTRTHFDAFEVSGIETEARLVEALSDAEVAAVSTWGDSETEAARLDLSVANVFEEDGPRALLSAVRDVLAAPTASNGPPESGA; encoded by the coding sequence ATGGACCTCAGAGGCTACTTCGAGACACCCGTTCCGGCCACCGTTCTCGCCGAGGGCGAGTTCGGGACGACCGAGGGAAAGACCGCGAACGGCATCGTCACGAGCAGCGAGGTGTTCGACACCCGCGTCGTGGTGGACTCACGGCACGCGGGGTGTCGTCCCGCCGACGTCCTCGAGAGCCGCGACGCGCCGGACGTGCCCATCGTGACGTCGGTGGAGACCGCCCTGGCGAAAGCCCCCGAGGTCGAGGTACTGGTCATCGGAGTGGCGCCCGCAGGGGGCGGCCTGCCCGAGTCGTGGGTGGACGACATCGAGGCGGCGATCCGAGCGGGCTGTGACGTCGTCTCCGGCCTGCACGTGTTCCTCTCGGAGGACGAACACTGGACCGACCTCGCCGACCGGCACGGCACACGACTGATCGACGTCCGGAAACCACCCGGCGATGACGACCTCCGGGTCGGCGACGGGTCGATCGACGACGTGTCAGCGGACGTGGTGCTCACGCTCGGCACGGACTGTGCGGTCGGGAAGCGGACGACGACCTACGAACGCTACCGGGCCGCACGCGACGCGGGATACGACGCCGGCTGGGTCGCGACCGGCCAGACGGGACTCATGATCGGCTCTCACGAGGGAACCGTCATCGACCGCGTCCCGGCGGACTTCACCCCCGGCGTCGTCGAGGACATGGTGACCGCGGTGGGCGAGGCTCACGACATCGTCATCGTCAAGGGACAGGCGTCGCTCACCCACCAGACCTACTCCGGCGTGACGCTCTCGGTCCTGCACGGGTGCTGGCCCGACGCCGTCGTCATCGCGGACGAACCCGGACGGCGGACCCGGACCCACTTCGACGCCTTCGAAGTGTCGGGGATCGAGACGGAAGCGCGGCTCGTCGAGGCCCTCTCCGACGCCGAGGTAGCGGCCGTTTCGACGTGGGGTGACTCGGAAACGGAGGCGGCACGTCTCGACCTCTCGGTTGCGAACGTCTTCGAGGAAGATGGCCCACGGGCGTTGCTCTCGGCCGTCCGTGACGTGCTCGCGGCGCCGACGGCGAGTAACGGGCCCCCGGAGTCGGGAGCGTGA
- a CDS encoding ferredoxin--NADP reductase, which yields MPQVTIEAVETVGERTVALELETPDGFDAEPGQFLLIRATVDGVEETGYYTISSPDTDGTMEVTVEYVPEGTLAPWLAERRPGDTIEVEGPFGDVRYTGEGSVVILAEGPGIGPAVGIAERARATDHDATVVFWGRDPPHRDRLDALETDGATVLLVESLDEAADTLAAAGDATVYVFGFESFVRDAKTVAGAAGVDTLRAESFGSR from the coding sequence ATGCCACAGGTCACGATCGAAGCCGTCGAGACCGTCGGCGAGCGAACCGTCGCGCTGGAACTGGAGACGCCCGACGGGTTCGACGCCGAACCCGGCCAGTTCCTGTTGATCCGCGCGACGGTCGACGGGGTGGAGGAGACCGGCTACTACACCATCTCCTCGCCCGATACCGACGGGACGATGGAGGTGACCGTGGAGTACGTCCCCGAGGGGACCCTCGCCCCGTGGCTCGCCGAGCGGCGGCCGGGCGATACGATCGAAGTCGAGGGCCCCTTCGGCGACGTGCGCTACACCGGCGAGGGATCGGTGGTGATCCTCGCCGAGGGGCCGGGGATCGGGCCGGCCGTCGGCATCGCCGAGCGCGCCCGTGCGACCGATCACGACGCGACGGTCGTCTTCTGGGGCCGGGACCCGCCCCACCGCGACCGCCTCGACGCCCTCGAAACCGACGGGGCGACGGTCCTCCTCGTCGAGTCGCTGGACGAGGCGGCGGACACGCTCGCCGCCGCCGGGGACGCGACGGTGTACGTCTTCGGCTTCGAATCGTTCGTCCGGGACGCGAAGACGGTCGCCGGGGCTGCCGGGGTCGACACTCTGCGGGCGGAGAGTTTCGGGTCGCGGTAG